From the Juglans microcarpa x Juglans regia isolate MS1-56 chromosome 3D, Jm3101_v1.0, whole genome shotgun sequence genome, the window aaatgaatCTATTAGATGAACATATATGTGTTCGGCCATAACACGACACAAGGGAGATATGTCCCTCATCCAACGGTTCTAGTTCTAATTACTCAAGCCGTGCCCATCAAAATACATCTTATCATCATCAAATAACCAATCAGAGCCAGAAGAAATGTAGAGGATTTGCTTTGAACCATATAATATGTTTTCCCAAGTTGGCAAAAACAGTTTGATTCGATGATGTTCCAATCCTGAAATGACATGtaattcattttcataattccttGAGTCAAAATGACTTGGGAGTTCATTACTTGGTAGGGTCTGTCACCTCCATAAATTAAGCCTAGGCAAAAAGGAAGGAAGATAGATAAACACCCATgcgaattttcaattttgaaacattacaaaccatcttatctcatataatcattataatttttttaaatttccacacaaaatataataaacaattcaactttttcaaatcccaaaacaagaataatattaaaaatttatattataataatattttattcaactttcagtTTCATTAAATTACAATTTCAAGACCCCACCTCGATTTCCATCAATATATGGATGAAAATAGCTTATAGGACCCAGTCGTGGTGTTAAATGGCCACATCAACAATTTCCATTCATGAATTTATGGAAATCGACTCTAGGGTcttgaatttcaaatcaaatgaaGAAGCAAAGCAAGGTGTTATCAAATCAGATGCTTATCTGGGCATTCTGATACAACGTGACCAAGTTGCATGACACTGTGCTGACCCTACTCAAAAGCCTAAGCAATTTCATTGCCTAATTAGCCAATGGATAATCATAGAATGTACAGTTACAAAGATATGAACAAAGGAAACAATGTAGAGGGGCCCAAGAGGAACTGACTAGAAGCTGGAAATATGATCCGAACTGACATCAGATCGAACAGTGGAGCTATCATAATGGAATGCGAATGATTCTGCTAAATCAACTGCATCTTGAACTCTAAGCCGGGTCCCCTGTTGCCCAACAACTGTAGCTGCAATCCTAGATGCCAATGTACCCATTCCTTTCAAATCTGACAACCCCCGTAAAATACCATACAAGATACCAGATGCATATGCATCCCCAGCACCACAAGTGTCCACTGGTACACATGGAGAGGGGGGAATATATACAGCTTCTCCTTTTACACCTATGTAGGAGCCTCTCGGCCCATCTGTGACTGAGACTAGGGGAACAAAATGGCTCAGATACCTGGTTGCTGAAATGGGACTTTCCTTTGAGGCAAAATGACATAAAGCTCTAGCTTCATCACTGTTTGCAAAAACAATGTCGGCAAGGTTCCCTAATATTTCCCTGACAGCAGAAACATaaacaaaagtaaaataaaGCTGAATAAACAGTTTACAgcccaaaataaatattgtcaCAAACAGGGAGGAGTCTTTATCGATGGGGAAAAACATACTAAGTACGATATAAATAAGATAATAGgatctataaaattaaaattaaaaaacaaaaaaataaacttaggAAATAAACAGGGATGAAGAACAAACTTCAAACTCATTCCCTAAAACCATGATAAGGAAAACCAAATGCAGCTGTATTAAGTTATGACAGATTTTTTTTGCCATTTTATCAGTAGCCATGCCCTCATCCTCTAGATTTTTCGAGGTCCTATACCCCATGCCCATGTCCAGAAATCACAAGATTTTGAATATCAGGGGGGTGTATACACAAATATTATAGCTCCAACTATACATCATCCTTCATGCATTTTCTCGTCACATCAATACGAATATATCGCACCCAGTGCGGACGACAAGTTTCATAATTCAAATATCCATATTGTACAGCTCCTGTCGTTTAAAAGGCAATATTTACAGAGCCCACTTGGAACATGAACAAAATTTGAACAGccagaagtttttttttattggcactgagTGTTTGGGAACAGCATTCCGGCTAATCCCGCGAGTGCACAGACCCTCGGCAAGGAATTTTCCACAAGtacacctcaggtaattcaaggggaaaatcccccagtacgatagcccctagagattgtttgcacccaatgaGATTCGAACCTTGGATCTTGgaaggagcataccaccaagaccaaggtcttTACCAGAAGTTTTATCATCATGTGTCCAACATTCATCTTTTTAGAAACTTCTCCCAAGAAATCTAAATATAATATGCAACGGTCATACACATTGAAGAGAAACGCATGATCTCGGTTTCGTTGTACACTAATTCGACCATCCTTTCTCCATTCGGGTGCAGATAAGGGGCCTTATCAAATTTGAGAAATGCGATCCTATActgcttaatttttttataagtaaaattaaaactttattgataggAATAGACATAGACCAAGTACACAATAAGTATATACAGAAAATGCCTAGGTACCACTAAGCACTAGCAAGGGATACAAACAAATCATGAAAACTGGCCTCATCACAACTAACAACCGAAGCAAATAAAGTATTATGAAAGAATCTCTCCATCAATCCTATACTGCTTAATAAGATATGAAATGATAAAACCAGTTCGATAGCAATCTTACCAGAAATCGTCATAGTGTCTCTCAATGCAGGAAACATCCGATGCTGTGACAGCAACAAGGGCACCACACCTTCGTGCTTCCTCACAtgcttttattattgttttaattgtatCGGGAAGTTCAAATAAGTATCCTTCAACAACAAGTATATTTGTCTTTGAAACTATGCTAGCTAAGCTTGGATCATAATTAACAGTTGAAGATGTACCCTGACATTAGAAGGCAgacatatataaattgataagagaagttttattaatgAGTCAATGACCATAAAACAAGAAGGTGCATATCTCTTTATATAAACACACACAGATCAAATGAGGGCATCTAAAAATTCATCATGGAAATACATGCCATGGGTAAATTTAAACTGCCTCAAAAGCTACAGATACTGCCAATtgcaaaagaacagaaaaaatcCATTTTCTGATAAGTTTGCAaagataaaatagattatttggtACTAAAGTAATAATgtactttataaaaaagaaagaccaCCAAGGAATGAATCATGCAGCAAAgtttctaaaactaaaaaacttatgaacttttttttttttaagtaataaaattaaaactttattgatagtaaaaggcataacccaagtatacaggaagtatagaCAGAATACACCTAATAACCACTAAGCACAAGTAATGGATACaagcaaattaaagaaaaatatcccCATTACAAACAATGATCGAATAACGTCAATACGCCTAATAACCACTAAGCACTTGTGATGGATAGAAGCAAATTATGAAAACTATCCCCATTACAAACAATGATCGAATAACATCATTGATATGGATTAACTTAGGAACTCAAATAACGTCATCATTTCCAGAGTGATACAGGCTCGTATCCTCTGAATAGCCAGTAGCTAAAGCAAAGTGAGATTTCTTATCGAGGCCCTCACAATCTCCTGGGATATGCAAAAATCCCAAAGAGGTGTTTGCAATCTTGTATTCATAAGCAAGCCCTTAATATATTTCAGACCACATGATAATTTTTCAGAAACAAACCCCCACATTAGCTAAACCATTACTTCCTGAAGTCAGTCATCATCCTGTGAATTGTTCCCAAAAACTTTCTGATAAAAAATGTTcccaaaaaaattgatgaataaaaaatacaaaaaaagaaaaaagacatttTCAGGAATCAACTTTCTCATGTGCATCAACTGATCATTTATAAGTGCAATAGCAACTCAAAAGCTCTCAACTCAAGAACTTAGGGGATGCGGATGTTGGGAGATTTCGTGAATAGTGtaaaaatgtttataaatatttttgaaaacttttttgTGGCTCGACAAGTAGTTGTCAAACTTTCTGAGAGGAGGTTTTAACAAGTTTTTACAAAAGTGGTGGGGCCCCTTGAGAATAGAATATGTTTGTATGCAAAAATTTTAGATtagtttttatgatttaataaataattcaaaatatttattttctatttaaaataaaaaataaaaactcaacgCCTAGATCAGGCCACCCTAGGTGGCTGGAGACTCTAGTGACCACTTGAGGTGGCTTCTGGCCATCACGAGGCAGCTTAGATCGAATCTTGACAGCCAGAGATTATGGTCGCCACAGGGCAGCCCAAATCGGCCTCTCAACCTAGGCCACCCCGGGGGCGGGCCATATGGTGGCACGAAGTGACTGCAAGCTATTTCAtctggttaaaaaaaaaatatatatatatatatatatatatatattgtttgagagatggttttttgagtttttgatgttttgaaaatctggattttttttttttttttttttatacaggaAAAAAATCTTGAGTTTTTTACAGTTGATGTAATACATTTGAAAATGGAAATATCGTTAGCTAATAAGTCACAGGGAAGTTGTAGCCAAGCATCTCCTTATTAAGAATCCTACAAATGGAAAGTGAAGAGCAGTATAAGCTTTAAAAATTTCCATCTACTTCTATACTGTGTGAGTTAGCTGCCAGCCCATTGATCATATGCTCAGTAATTAAGTGttggaaaaaagttaaaacacatagCATCCAACAGCTGCAATATATAATACCAAGCATAAATGAAAAGGCACAGCATCAATGATACATGAATATAGTAACAATCCTCTtttgtaaaaggaaaaagattaatgaagttgaattaaaaaattaatagtaataTTCAGCTGACCTGATATGCAAGCATTGTGCGATGAGCATCTGGAGTTGTCAGAACTATCACTGTCCCTGTTGTCCCATCTTTGATGGGTTCAGATAAAAAATGCACATTTGCCCGATGCAGTtttgccctattagatacatTATAAAGGAAGACataaagttttatcatatcataatagCAACAGACTTGGATAACCATTAAGATGGGTAACACATCGTTCAAATGTGGAAGACAAACAATCCTTGTGACCATCTACATATTTAGAGATTGATAGAGAGATAAGACCCAcatatattttagtatatttctgacacaataaaaaatttctatcgAATGCAACCTCCAACTATTTGCCAATTGCCACACCAAAGATCAATCTAAGTCTTCCATTGAAATACATATAGAAAGTGTAATATAGTGGTTGGAAATAGACAATAAGATGATCTAAAATCTAATCTAGAAAGCATTTTTTTATGACGGGGGAACCACCACACGGTAGAGCCCTTAGAACTCACCCATGGAACTTAAACCCTGGCGAGACTAGCAAAGCAACCCACCGCCATgacctcccacttaaatcgcagtttgatcccaAGGAGAATCGAACCGGTAACATGGGGCTCACAGACACAAGTTCACCCTTACTAATTgagtgaaaataaaattgataacaTGGAAATTACAAGAAGAAAACCCAACAGACTTAATACACCAAATGCTTAGGAAGACCTCCAATAGAGTAAAAGATGTGACCTTCCAAAtcggaagaaaaaagaaaactaataaagaTCCCCGGAGAATTACCATGGTTCACATAAAAAGTAAGGCAATGTATATATTGAAGTGTAAAAAGATGTGACCTTTTAGGCAATGTATACCATGGTTTGcagatttttaataaagctttgCTGGGCAGATGGCTATGGAGACATCACCTAGAACGAGGAGCCTTGTGGAGAACCATCATAGATTCAAAGTACGGTAGAGCATGGGAAGGTTGGTGCTCGAACAAGGTGAGTGGACCAAAtggggtggggctttggaaGCACATTAGAAGAGGATAGACTACATACTTTAGTTATACCCATTTCAAGGTAGGTGATGGGTACAAAATCAGATTCTGGCATGACATATGGTGTGGCAAAGTGCACTCAAGAAAGCTAATCCAAAATTCTATGGTATAGTGATAATGAAGGAAGCCTTGATTGAGGAGCTCCTAGATCAAACTAATGGCACTCCCCAATggaatataacatttttttgagCTGTCCAAGGTTGGGAAATCAATGCATTCTCTGAATTCTATAATCTAGTATAATTTGTTCCTATAGGGGGAAGTTAAAGATAAGTTTTTTTGGTGTCCCTCCGCAAAAGGGAAGTTCACCGTCCACTCCTACCAATCCCGTGGAAGtgtttggaagacaaaggcccCCTAAAGACAACCTTTTTTGTATGGACGGCTTCATTGAGGAAGATCCTCACAATAGAACACTTAAGGAAATGCCAAAATCACGGCCttggattggtgttgtttgTGAAAAACGAGTGGGGAGTCCATTGATCATCTCCCAATACATTGTGAGATTGTCATGACCATTAGGAATAACTTTTTTGCAATGGTGGGCGTAGCTTGGGTGATGTCAAGAAGGGTGATCTATCTTTTAGCTACATGGAGAGGCCTTCAGGGCACTTCTCAGATTGCtgcaatttggaagatggttccgaTCTGCCTACAGTGATgtctttggagggagaggaatgagagAAGTTTTGAACATCGTGAGCAGCCAATAGATGagtttagaacttttttttttttttaatactttgttccattggttgattgtaataattttaatgaCATGAACATTCATGACTTTCTAGTATCACCAAAACATCATGCCTAGGCGTTGCTCTTatatatgtcctgtgtacttgggctcttgcctatccttataatcaataaaatcttgtttactgatcacacacatatatatacatattgaaGCAGAGGAACATCCACCAAATTCAATGGACCACGCCCTACAGTCATGGAAGGAGTTGGATACATGCCCCTTAAATGTGGAATTTTAAAATAAGGCCAGATAAGATGGATCTTGTTTGGAAATATTGTTTTGGATTCAGTAATCTATGGAAAGGGGTAAGAATCGGCAGaaattttttctagaaaaagttgggtaaatgaaaacaaaaagtaataGATATGTTTGCTCAAGGGAAATTTTTagaatgtttgtgaatttttgagaatttttataGATGTATTGTTTACTGGGTTTTGTGGAAGTAGaggaaattttgaatataagaatttttctaaaatatgtaTTACATTGGGGTTTGTGAAAGTGGATAGGTAGAgttgaaaagttgtttgaatataatttttgtggtAATTCTTGTTatggtttttgtaaaatttatttcgATTCTTGTGTGTTTTACTTTTCATTGAAATCTAAGCAAATGATTGTTTAAAAAGTCGAAACAGAAAATTTTCTTGAGATCGTtagatgtttggattgaagttg encodes:
- the LOC121254875 gene encoding uncharacterized sugar kinase slr0537 translates to MSLCLPVFYPPYISTPFLPPPLSPLSSPLKSFHSFLYHHPQPPPHGRPTIYAFFHYRGSERLRPAPMAKKRPHAFFRASSCRSFRGETGAVFGSGNEEEEEEEEDENNSDVKLGAEENWKIGSCRLPDRWDVLGLGQAMVDFSGMVDDEFLDKLELEKGTRKVVNHEERGRVLQAMDGCSYKAAAGGSLSNSLVALARLGGRPIGGPALNVAMVGSVGSDPLGGFYRAKLHRANVHFLSEPIKDGTTGTVIVLTTPDAHRTMLAYQGTSSTVNYDPSLASIVSKTNILVVEGYLFELPDTIKTIIKACEEARRCGALVAVTASDVSCIERHYDDFWEILGNLADIVFANSDEARALCHFASKESPISATRYLSHFVPLVSVTDGPRGSYIGVKGEAVYIPPSPCVPVDTCGAGDAYASGILYGILRGLSDLKGMGTLASRIAATVVGQQGTRLRVQDAVDLAESFAFHYDSSTVRSDVSSDHISSF